In Astyanax mexicanus isolate ESR-SI-001 chromosome 7, AstMex3_surface, whole genome shotgun sequence, the genomic stretch TTGGATGAAGTGcagcaaataaaaataactggtgtttatttagcatttttaaaacatttgccCTACTAATTCATGTTGTCTGTGTGTATTAAAATATGGTATAATAtgatatttaaagaaatatttatcattatgaatatttttattaaattgccAAGTTGGTTTATGTTAAAATTGTAGATTTTAGGTTAATATTTTGTTAAAATCCCTGTTGCTGTTCTGCAGAACAACCAATGCTTGAAGTGTTTCAGGGCTGTTTTATTGCGTGTGCCATCAAGTGCTTGTAGTAATTGTAGTAAAAACCTGACAGATGAAGTGCTGCCAActgaaaatattttgtttttgaccGCCCACGCAGATTATTATTTTCAGTAATTACAGTTTATACtgtcatttaataaataaacgtGTTTCAAAAATCACTGCAGGCTGCATGCAGATGCTGATTCAGATCAGTTTCTATTAGTTGATCACTGATATTAATGTTAACAATTGATATTAATGTACCAAGTCTGATGTGGGTTTATACGTAATGCATTAGTTAATGCACAAACTTGCTAAATTAACACAGTTGTCTTATTCAGACCACCAAtctgtattacattacattacattacattacattacatttggcagacgcttttgtccaaagcgacttacaatagtcaagtacaatgtaaaataagtttaaaggtaaaacatctttggatagggataaaaggaggtcaaaggggaataataggatagaggagtgaaggaggggaagaaggaaatgaggttagaagtagttagtgtgttagaggtgttaagagagtaagtgctctttgaagagctctgtcttcaggagtttcttaaagatagcgagagattctcctgatctggtagtggaaggtagtttgttccaccattggggaactctgtatgagaacagtctggattgctttgtgtgagtgtttggcaaagcgaggcgacgttcattggaggagcgcagcggccgggaggtagcgtaagccttcaggagcgagtgcaggtaggaaggagcttgttctgtcatcaccttgtaggcgattgtaagagctttgaatttgatgcgagcatcaactggtagccagtggagctcaatgagcagcggggtgacatgtgcccgttttggctggttgaagaccagacgtgctgctgcgttctggatcatctggagtggttttactacacaggccgggaggccagttagcagggcattgcagtagtcgaggcgtgagatgacgaccgcttgcaccaggagttgggtggcctgttgcgtcaggaacggtcaaatttttcggatattatagagcgcaaagcggcaggaccgagcaactgaggccacatggtgcgtgaaggagagctggtcatcaaccagtaTGTTCTGTCTGGGCAAGGAACTACTGACTATATTGTCTATATTGGCAATACTGTGACCATACCGCTCACTGGggtttctgtattctgtattttctatgtttaatcttttgccagACTCTTTGTCCTGAGATCACTTCTGCAAAGCTGCCTTGTGCCAAcgccagttgtaaaaagtgctatcaTAAATGATTTACTGAGTAGAGAATTTACAGTACTTAATGGAATATAGAATTTGAGGTAGATGTTGCTGGTAGGGATAGAGGGACGCACACAGCCACAGAAAAACACGGAGACTGAGACAGCTTGCCTCAAatactggattatacttcagaacatgTGTTTGTGACTAATAACTGAGAAATAAACTTTgcacatattggctggattttctcagtcagcttgatgaggtagagtcacctggaattcaggatttcagttaacagctgtgctgaactcatcaagagttatttacttgaatttcttgcctcttaatgtgtttgagagcatcagttgtaaagttgtgaagaggtatacAGGTATAcggtgaatagctctatttaagtaatgttctaatccaggttatgagaagcaagaactactcaactaaataaatcaaataagtaCTTTGAGAAATTAACTTTCaagaagtatcctcaagtacaatCACAAACACAGTCAAAAACTGTCTCATCACAACCGCCCcaagaaagaaaaagcaagagtttcctctgtttcacaggataagttcatcagagttaacagctttagaaactgcaagttaacaatttgtttaacaattttaagttactacatgatttcagAATTGGACACAACACCTACATAGCCAGATTTTGACTTACTGACgtcatgctaaaaaaaacaatcactatCAAGCCCTACAGGTGATAACAGGAAGTAATAAAGTTGCCTCTTAATCGCAGGTAAACCAAATATAACTGGAAAAAATGAACAGTGTACAATGTAATAGAAACATGAACCTTAGTTCAGAATCTGGTTGGGACTTTCGGGTGTGGAAATAGAGTGCAGAAAAGTGAAGCCCCAGCCTCAGTATCAGGGCTTCAGCTCAGTCAGACCCAGCCAGGCTGCTCCCGAGCCTGGAACTCGTAGCGTGGTGCCGTTACCCGTGTAGAGTAGGCGGTGGGAAGACAAACACGAAGGGGGATTTTCCCAGTGTCGAGATGAATCAGCAGCCCTGCCTGACAAACAAGAGGGAGGAGGGGGAGAGATTGAGGGAGGGGAATAAGTGGAGAGACAGAGCGATAGAGCGAGAGGGGGAGACAGAGTACAAGAGAGAGAGATCGTCCTGACTCAGTCAGCCTTGAGCCGCCTGCACTTACAGAGTGAAGTCAAAGACTtgatctgtttttgtgtgtgagagagagttttgAATAGCAAgtctaataaaaaacacattcCCTGAGAGAGAGACTCTATCCACTGACCTTGAGAAGAAGCTCCTCTAAATGCTGTGGAAATCAACTTTCAGATAAATGGTCATAGATCAGCAGAAGCTGTTACataaactacaaatataaaaTCAGTGATAATAAAAGAGTGCTGCCCAAAGACTGGCTGATTATTAGCACATCTGTACTGCCTGATCTCAACAGACAGCTAGATCACTTTGTTAATCTCTCAGGGACGTTCATGTATTGCATTAGCCCAGTGTAAAGAAAAGACGAGCACAATAGCAGATATAGTCTAATAATGTTATGCAGTTGTGTTGTTGTGCAAAGTGCTATTATGATCTTGTCAGTCAATTGTAAACAGCTTAGTAAACTGTTTGTGCATTTTCAATATTCATTAAGGCGAGCATGTATCAGCGAATTAGATCTTTGGGCATTgtacaaataatacattttattttttaaataccagTAACAAATAATGCACGCATTTTCAGTTCAAATCATACATTCAGCTCATCTCGGCCTAATATCTGCGTCACACTAAATGCAacagcattgcaatatttagaatTATCTAGAATTAAATTTCTAGAATTTATGTTTTCtgttaaaataagtattttaaggtATTTCAGGTTTAGCTTGTTACTCCTTCTTTTATCTCTTTGTAACAGATCCAGTGATTTAATGACTGTGATTAATAGAACAGATGTTTTTTTGAAAATGTGTGTTTAAAAGTTTGTCCAATGCAGTGGAGTCAATTCattttttgttcttgtttgttgctgaaaaaaatatttgtgaaaataaagaaaatatgattTCGAAGTTAAAAGTTCTGTATTCTGTTAGTAGACTGTATGTTATAATTCACCCAATTGTAAATCTCATACTGCTGAGAATTTAAATATTTAGTCAGTTTTTGATGGTTTGATGATTGTACTGCTGCTTTATCAGCTCTGTCttctgtgtatgtttttttatagatGCGGCAAAGGCTCACCACGCTGCTGTAGGTGCGGCTCTAGTAGTGGATGTTCCTCCTCACGCTGGGGTGGTGGGACCCTCAGTGCTGGCCAGTGTGCCCCCTCCTTACCAGCCTGTGAACGTCAGGCATCTGGAGTCCACCTCCAGCCTCGATGACACCCAGGATTACCTGCTGCTGCTCCACTGCGAGAGCAAGAAACCGGAGGCCAGCAGGTAAGACCCAGACAGGGAAGGATTTAGGGACGGGTGGATACATGCATAGattgatgtacagtaccagtcaaaaatttggacacatattttttttaatgttcagtcttgtaggttaatactaaagcatccaaactaaactaaagtgttaaagcagaatctgttttatattttagattctacaaaGTAGCTCCGCTTACTTAGAGCCAAACTCCAgccatcttggctggattttctcagtcagctttatgaggtagagtcacctgtaatgacttccagttaacagctgtgctcaactCACTCAACtaaagttaattacttaaatttcttgcctcttaatgtgtttgagagcagtaaagttgtgaagaggtagagttacaggtatacagttaatagctctatttgagtaatgttctaatccatattatggcaagaactactaacTAAGTAGAGAATATCAATACTTCAAGAAATAAGGGTCAGTCAATcccaaaaaaatcaagaactttcaAAGTATCTTAAAATGCAAACACAATCAAGAACAtcgtgatgaaactggctctcatcaggaccgccccaagaaaggaagagccagagttcatcagttaccagcctcagaaaccgcaagttaacagcacctcagataagagcacctaaatgcttcacagattattttggtttgtttaacactttcaagTTCTTACATGATACATGATTTTGTGTTTCTTCGTAGTCTGAATGGCTTTAGTATTCATTTAAGATTtagaacaaattaaaaataaaacactgaataagaaggtatgtccaaacttttaaataGTGCTGTAtagtcacaaaaaaacaaaacatttgctGAAAATGTAGTTATTGAACTGTTAACAACTGTGAGAAATGATGTGGAACACTTTATTAAGATTAATTTGTGATtagagcataaaaatgaacttaaacctgctgtttgtTGGCTTCATGCTCCCTGGGGGCTCTTTCTTACTCTTTATGTATTGTATATATTAGTGCTCTGACACGCCATGTTCAGACTCATTCAGATGAGCGTACCACTGAGATTTATGCTTCATACTCTTTAAGACTATATAGATTCtgatgtatatctgtgtgtgctGTAGCCCTGTGGTACTCCCTCAAGGAGGGGTGGAGCAGGAATACCTGCTCTTGGAGGAGTGTGAGAGCAAGACTGCTCCTTCTGAAAGGCTGTGAGtgcagagcatgtgtgtgtgtttgaagtgaGACAAAAATAAAGCAATAGAAATCCGCACATTTCAagcatgcacaaaaaaattgacatCCCAGCATGTTTGAATTTCTGATCTCATAACACACACTGTGCAGTGTTAATGTCTTAACAAATGCAGTGCCACCAGAATGAAGAGGAAGTCCATATCTATATCTATGTGTATACAGACAATTGATTATATATGCCAAAGGCCTTGGGACAGGTACTAGAATCAGGTCCCCATTACTTTGGCCATGCCCCATGTAAGATAGTAGTTTGTCTGTATGCCAGAAcagaaaaagtgcaaatacagagCAAATAAATGCCTGCTCTTCATATTTAATATATCttcatatatacagtgagtccaagaagtatttgatcccttgctgattttctttgtttgcccactaataaagacactatccttctgcacttttaatggtagatatattctaacatggagagacagaatatcaagacaacaATCCagtatataattttaaagaatatattttaattaatttgtatttcaatgaggaaaataagtatttgatccctcttgccaaacacactcaatacttagtggcaaagccttttttttgcaagcacagcggtgagacgtttgttgtagttaaccacaagtttagcacacacaccagggggaattttggcccactcttctttgcaggttctttgaaggttggtgggctgtcgcttggcaactctgaccttcagctccctccatagattttcgatcggattgaggtctggcgactggctgggccactccatgaccttaatgtgatttttcttgagccaatcctttgttgcctttgctgtatgtttagggtcgttatcatgttggaagacccaaccactgcccattttcagatccctggcagaggggaggaggttgtccctcaggattgtgcggtacatggctccatccatcttcccagtgatgcggtgaagtagccctgtacccttggcagagaaacacccccaaaacattatgcttccacctccatgcttgacggtgggcacagtgttcttggggtcataggcagcatttttcttcctccacacatggcgggtggagttgaggccaaaaagttcaattttggtctcgtctgaccacaaaaccttctcccaataacttggttcatctttcaaatgatcattggcatacttgaggcgcgcctccacatgtgctctcttcagcaggggtacctttcgggcactgcaggatgtgaatccattgttgcgcaaagtgttgccaattgtttccttgcaaactgtggtcccagctgccttcaggtcatttgctaactcctgccgagtggttgcaggacgatttctgaccgttctcagcatcattgccaccccacgaggcgaaatcttctttggagcaccgggccgaggtctgttgattgtcatgttatactctttaaactttctgataattgcaccaattgTTGTAGTAAGgtgttgttactttcacatccaacaccttactgatctttttgtagcccattccagctttgtgaaggtcaacaattctgactctgaggtcctgtgacagctctttggttttacccatgttggagacttgaaatctgtgtgatctgtctgattctgtggacaggtgtttttcacacaagtgattagtgagaacaggtggcttcaggtcaggtaacaagttgattgggagtgtctaactggtctgtaaaagccagaactgctaatgaatactaagggatcaaatacttatttcactccatgaaatacaaatcaattaatatatattccttagatttattttctggattttctttttaatattctgtctctccatgtaagaatacatctaccattaaaagtatagaatgatcatgtctttattagtgggccaacaaagaaaatcagcaagggatcaaatacttcttggactcactgtatttgCACAGGCCAGTATGTACAGTAGGGATGCAATGGTACGGTGTCTACACTGTTCGGTTTGTATTGCGGTTCTCGAGTCACGgtttcggttcggtttcgatatattattattatctagcTCCAGTATGCAGTACGTTTTTAGCTCTTTCTATTTCAAagcaacaaggtgctcctactcacacttgcagagccaatattaaatagaaaaaaagcacagattaattaaaatcacaaaatttattataaaaaaggaacacttaatcctaccattagtcaaaaacaggccaAATTAAATGAAGTCCAGTAATATGCAAAGAAATGCTCGCTCACTGTGCTTTATTTTctgactgtcttttaccttgTTTATCAAACTCAAAGCTGAAGCCAAAATAGTCCCAAATGGTTCTTTTTGCGTTCACTGGTCCTgatcagcagcccctcccccggCCATGTGCTGCTTTACTGCGCGTGCGTTTACGCGGGGGCCTTCAGCACCATGTAAAATACAGCGGCAGAGCGTTCGTTCGCTCTGTTAGTGTGCGCACCAAATTGTCGCGGTTCATCCGGGTGTATGGAACTGAACTGGCCGAACCAAACAGttcgataaaatacagagaaccgttgcatccccaatgtacagtatgtgcagaACTGCCAATGGGTACGCATTTTGCCTAACAGGTATGCATTGTGACCTCCTAGTAAAGCTCAGGAGCAGATGAtgtaatgttagtgtttgtgGTTTGTGTTGCAGGTCCCATGGCGAGTGCTCAAAGTCTACCTCTTCCGAGCCCGACTGCAACGACAACCTCCCATCCCATCGCACGCCCACGTCCTCCTCGGCCAAGCATTCTTCAGTTAACGGCTTCTTCTCTTCTGGGCACGCCGGACTGTACGACTCCCCTTCGTCGCGGGGGGCGAGCCTATCAGCTGATGCACAGGGCCTGTACCACCTCCCCCGTAGCTACTCGCAGGACACTGTGCTTCTGCCCAAGTCTGCTTCCTCACCCTACGCCCCCGACACGGACTCGGGTGAGCTCTACGTTTTTAACACGCCCGCGAGAAAGCCTTCCATCGAAGCCCAGCTCAGGAACCTGTCAGTCAGCTACGATATCCCGCCCACGCCTGGAAGTAACTGCACCTATCAGGTGCCCCGAACGGCGGGGGTGGAGCCTGTAGCCACCGGGTCGGACGTAGTTCCTCCTCCTAGGCCACCCAAGCCTTCGCTGGGTGCAGCAGCCATACCGCCCGATCGGTCGCCTACAGACACGTACTCTGTTCCGAGGTCAGTGTCGGAGACGGACACTAACTACTGCGTGCCTTCCAGTGCGGGAGGGAACAAAGCGCTGCGGAGCAACACCATCGGCACTGTGGACTCCTCACGCCTACGGAAAGGTAATGATCTGCTGGAAACATAATGAACAATGTGAAAAATCTAAGTAAACTCACGATACTTTGATTCTTcaatactcaatatatatatttaaaacaattctCTGACACTTCATGgtatctgtgttactaaagaggagaAAATACACTTCAATGCCAATATTCTACAGCGCAGGTTAACTTTATTTATATGGTTAGCGCCACCACTTTGAGTAATAAAGCATTAGGTCAAATTGGGAGGCGAGAGTTAGGGAGTTTAAAGCACATATTTACTTGATATTTGGTGCTACTTACCAATGTATCGCaaataaacaatatgatataacgcaatattaatatattttcccACCTCTACTCTCTACACTCATAATGAAAAAGTGAAAACATTGTGAATTATTTGGACatacactatattaccaaaagtatCCGCTTGCCTGCATTGCATTTGGTGAATTGAGGCTTGGATAAAGCTGCTTGTCCATGAAAATCCATTGCATAAATTATCATATTGGGGTAATTCATAGATTAAGGGAAGGATATAATACAATACCAAGACTTTGAGTGTTTCCAGATCTCAAACAGACTAAGTTAATGAATAAAAGAATCTTGTCACACATTGAACCTTTCTCAGGTTGGACATCCAGCTAAATTGGGTATGTGGGCAAGAAGGGCTTTGGTCAGGGAGGTAAGACAAAACACAGTGGGCACTTtaagaatgcatttttttaatactttttagttTGGGTTTAGTTAAAATTCAGATTAATTGGTTTATTAAAGAGTGAAATCCCCtggttgtgtttgttttttattgatgGGTGATTAAGTATAGAATATGGTGTGCACCAAGAAAAGTTAGTTATCTCTAAatctacagtataatatatatgcAGTTATATTTATACTTATTAATAACAATGTTTTTTACTAGTATAACAATTTCATTCATGCCAGTACGTGCCAGTTCTTCTAACTCTTTAGCTGTTTTAGTATTTGATGAAGCACATGCTTAGATTTCTCTGTACCAGAATCTCAAGCTTTTAGCCCTTTAGAACTTGTGGTCTTATACCAGCTAAAAAGGGCAGGTTTTAAGCACCAAAACATGTAAGCAATGAATGTGTTCATCTAGTTTGTTACAGCATCACTGTCAAAAGGTCATTGTAATTTTAAAAGGGGgcctttacaggagaaggaaaaaatctATTAGAAATCAGTGTGAAAAGGTGATTTTCCTGTAGTTATTTTGGGACATTTCAAGAGGTCCATTTTTTGTGAAATTTGATTGGGCATTGtgtcaaaaagcaaaaaaaaaaattagatacaaGGTTTTGCCTGGCAGGGACAGTGTACATTATTGCAAATTAATAAAGCTATTGATTCAGGATTGATAACTGCATGAATGTTAAGGTGTTATATATCTCATATTAGACATAgaatacattgttttttattttattataattattattttttttttatacagattaTGGATCCTCTCAAGACTGCTACGATATACCCAGATCTTTCCCTTCAGACAGAAACTGCTCGTTTGAGTTCAACGAAAACTTCAACAACTATTTTGTAAGTTTGTTTTTATGTAAttatgaaaataataattaaaatcattgTAAACTTTAAAACGAGAGAAATTCTGTTCTACATTTTGTCAATGAATATGATTATGGTTATGATATGCTATGATTACAACCTACCAACAATTAAGAATTATTATGacaaatgcctgaaataacacaGCAGTCACAGTGCCACATTGTAACACCAATTTAGTGTCCACTTACCACTTTATAGCATTCACTTTGATGCCATTACAGCCacctaaaaacacaacaacaaccaCCTTGGATATTGTAGCAACTTACTAGTTACTAACAGATTCATAGTTTCACACCAACCTgttaggataccatagcaaccacttaacaacaccttaataACCATTTTTACCACTAGCAACATTTTTCAAACAATCCTTAACGACCACCTAGAAGAacaatagcaactacctagcaaccaccagcACTAGCATATTAATCATTAACTTAGCCACCACATAATacccacttagaaacaccatttCAACAAATTAGCCACCGTTTTAATGCTTCAGTGGATTGGGCAATAATTTATTgtcaatataatatatagatgtttttttttttttttttttttttttttttagatatttcaatattataatatttacagCATCTATCACTGAATAATGTTAAAAATCAAATCACTGAGAAATCATATCTCAGGATTTTATTCTGTTCATATCAGTATCAGAATAGTATCTTGTCAACAATAATAGAAGAACTACATTGTGATAAAAGGTTGTAGTCAATGAGTTACTTATTAATAAAAGACTAAGTTGATAAAAATACTCAGTCTTGGACTTGTTTCTTCTCTCCAACAGAAAAATAAAGGCATGCTGCCTGTAGGAAGCGCATCAACGGAGGAGATGGATGAGAACTACGTGCCCATGAGTGCCAATTCCCCATCACACCAGCGCTCAGGCAGCCTGTCCGAACCAATCCAGGAGCCCAACTACGTGCCCATGACCCCGGGCACAGTGGAGTTCCCTTCACTGGGGAAGCAGGTGCCCCCTCCTGCCCACATGGGCTTCCGCTCCAGCCCCAAAACACCCCCCCGCAGACCCATGCTTATCACTGACTGCCAACCGCCCCCCGTCGACCGCAACCTCAAACCCGACCGTAAAGGTGAGCTCtgaaggtgtgtatgtgtgtgtgagagtctgcgagtgagtgagtgagtgtgtgtgggtgtatgtgtgtgtgtgtgtgtgtgtgtgagtgtgggatcTCTGTATATGGCTGTGCTGGGTTTTTGACTGGCTTGTGGTAAAGGTGCGAGATGCATATTTGGGTatttgtttgtgtctgtgttgactgattgattgatttaactGCATCCATGCATTCTGCAGCAGTGTTACGATAATCTAGAGGCTTGGTGTAGAAGTGGTATCAACATGCTTGCTGTAATGCCATTACACTGCTATAACTAACACCAAATAATCAGAATTAATTAACCTGTGCTGGCCCATGTCCATAACATTTCCTTAAAAGATCATATCTTTTATTTTATGagttataatatactataataatatataataataataatatataagtataaaCTGAAATACTTAAGTTGCCACAAGGGTCTTGTtcctacagtttttttattttaagtctcTTTAGACTGTGATCCAGCAAACATTAGACCAGTCAGTCATTTCTACCCTGTAAGCTTTGGGAAATCTATAACAGGGTCTAGAATCTGTGTGtaattttttgttctttttatattcaattcaataaatcaaatttaaaaagtgcaccaaaagactatttaaaaaaacaaacaaatattaaatatttggttTCAGTTTGTTTAATGGAAATAAACCTGTTAATGGAAATACATCTTATATTACGTAATTCTGTAAAATGGCACATGTATATTGAACACTGTGAACCTATTTTCTCATTATTTGTGAGAAATTATTAGAATTTTTTGAGATATCTGCTACAACtgtatgtttaatatataaaatatcagaTTCATATATGGTAAAAACGttaattgttgtttattttctGATTTGCGTATAAACTAGCTCATTAATGTAGACGCATTTATAAAAGGAATTATGCACCAAATGGCATTTTTTTCTCATTGGTTTGCCCTACAGTCGGGCAGTAAGATTTGCACTTTAAGCCACCACTAAAGGGCACACTTTCTTGGACAAGCTGAAAAGCACAGATCTTGGTGttcttcaccaaagttacatagtgcagttagcagcaaaTTAAGATTAATGATTTTAATCAAAGTGTGACTAAGATTTTGTATCAGTATCCTGTAAGTTTTTCCAAATGTGTAGATGCTGCTTATCGAATTATTTTGTGATCAAGACATTTACTGATTGGTCGATTTAGTATCACTCTAATACACTTTAAGAGAATGTTAAAGGTAGCATTCAGCTCAAATCTTGACTGCCTTTCAAAAGTTTAACCCA encodes the following:
- the gab1 gene encoding GRB2-associated-binding protein 1 isoform X5, which encodes MSGGDVVCSGWLRKSPPEKKLRRYAWKKRWFVLRSGRLTGDPDVLEYYKNDHVKKPIRVIDLNLCEQVDAGLTFNKKDLEHSFIFDIKTIDRVFYLVADTEEEMNKWVRCICDICGFNPTDSDDAAKAHHAAVGAALVVDVPPHAGVVGPSVLASVPPPYQPVNVRHLESTSSLDDTQDYLLLLHCESKKPEASRSHGECSKSTSSEPDCNDNLPSHRTPTSSSAKHSSVNGFFSSGHAGLYDSPSSRGASLSADAQGLYHLPRSYSQDTVLLPKSASSPYAPDTDSGELYVFNTPARKPSIEAQLRNLSVSYDIPPTPGSNCTYQVPRTAGVEPVATGSDVVPPPRPPKPSLGAAAIPPDRSPTDTYSVPRSVSETDTNYCVPSSAGGNKALRSNTIGTVDSSRLRKDYGSSQDCYDIPRSFPSDRNCSFEFNENFNNYFKNKGMLPVGSASTEEMDENYVPMSANSPSHQRSGSLSEPIQEPNYVPMTPGTVEFPSLGKQVPPPAHMGFRSSPKTPPRRPMLITDCQPPPVDRNLKPDRKAKPAPLDIKPLPECEEFTTPVRSPVTRSFARDPSRFPMPPRPPSVHSTGSSTDSEDCDENYVPMQDTKKSTDEPKLGPPMNADGGGSPMVKPKGDKQVEYLDLDLDPGKSTPPRKKKSNGAGVSVSDERVDYVVVDQQRTQALKSTREAWSDGRQSTENDTPSKGPK
- the gab1 gene encoding GRB2-associated-binding protein 1 isoform X7, translated to MSGGDVVCSGWLRKSPPEKKLRRYAWKKRWFVLRSGRLTGDPDVLEYYKNDHVKKPIRVIDLNLCEQVDAGLTFNKKDLEHSFIFDIKTIDRVFYLVADTEEEMNKWVRCICDICGFNPTDSDDAAKAHHAAVGAALVVDVPPHAGVVGPSVLASVPPPYQPVNVRHLESTSSLDDTQDYLLLLHCESKKPEASSPVVLPQGGVEQEYLLLEECESKTAPSERLSHGECSKSTSSEPDCNDNLPSHRTPTSSSAKHSSVNGFFSSGHAGLYDSPSSRGASLSADAQGLYHLPRSYSQDTVLLPKSASSPYAPDTDSGELYVFNTPARKPSIEAQLRNLSVSYDIPPTPGSNCTYQVPRTAGVEPVATGSDVVPPPRPPKPSLGAAAIPPDRSPTDTYSVPRSVSETDTNYCVPSSAGGNKALRSNTIGTVDSSRLRKDYGSSQDCYDIPRSFPSDRNCSFEFNENFNNYFKNKGMLPVGSASTEEMDENYVPMSANSPSHQRSGSLSEPIQEPNYVPMTPGTVEFPSLGKQVPPPAHMGFRSSPKTPPRRPMLITDCQPPPVDRNLKPDRKGQSPKIIRANRAVGLERTDSQTVGEFRGRRKAKPAPLDIKPLPECEEFTTPVRSPVTRSFAREM
- the gab1 gene encoding GRB2-associated-binding protein 1 isoform X6 — protein: MNKWVRCICDICGFNPTDSDDAAKAHHAAVGAALVVDVPPHAGVVGPSVLASVPPPYQPVNVRHLESTSSLDDTQDYLLLLHCESKKPEASSPVVLPQGGVEQEYLLLEECESKTAPSERLSHGECSKSTSSEPDCNDNLPSHRTPTSSSAKHSSVNGFFSSGHAGLYDSPSSRGASLSADAQGLYHLPRSYSQDTVLLPKSASSPYAPDTDSGELYVFNTPARKPSIEAQLRNLSVSYDIPPTPGSNCTYQVPRTAGVEPVATGSDVVPPPRPPKPSLGAAAIPPDRSPTDTYSVPRSVSETDTNYCVPSSAGGNKALRSNTIGTVDSSRLRKDYGSSQDCYDIPRSFPSDRNCSFEFNENFNNYFKNKGMLPVGSASTEEMDENYVPMSANSPSHQRSGSLSEPIQEPNYVPMTPGTVEFPSLGKQVPPPAHMGFRSSPKTPPRRPMLITDCQPPPVDRNLKPDRKGQSPKIIRANRAVGLERTDSQTVGEFRGRRKAKPAPLDIKPLPECEEFTTPVRSPVTRSFARDPSRFPMPPRPPSVHSTGSSTDSEDCDENYVPMQDTKKSTDEPKLGPPMNADGGGSPMVKPKGDKQVEYLDLDLDPGKSTPPRKKKSNGAGVSVSDERVDYVVVDQQRTQALKSTREAWSDGRQSTENDTPSKGPK